In the Clostridium beijerinckii genome, one interval contains:
- a CDS encoding helix-turn-helix domain-containing protein: MPQMDRHKNRTVYIEFIANENFVNLPYKERLTITFITSGSMNLQLNGRPVKIVAPSILCLSMEDKIEVIEKQNVSSQSFCFHPDFFNTAHFSENTGYLSTNLKIKTGLLLFGKDKIHTRVYAVDEKIYLKLYEWFFIMGTEVYAQSDSLWVCRIKKYLIQILGLIEELNHHSEESPVNLVLEYIHINYSDKITLEDLTRCAHLNRVSLNKSFQDLCGCTAMAYLLAYRLKVSESLLTHTDMSLNEIARATGFEYDTYFIKQFLAKKGMTPTEFRKNSREFSSHQ, translated from the coding sequence ATGCCACAAATGGATCGTCACAAGAATAGAACTGTATATATAGAATTTATTGCAAATGAAAACTTTGTAAATCTTCCTTATAAAGAGCGTTTAACTATAACCTTTATTACGAGTGGAAGCATGAATTTACAACTAAATGGTCGCCCTGTGAAAATTGTCGCTCCAAGTATTCTTTGTTTATCAATGGAAGATAAAATAGAAGTTATTGAAAAACAAAATGTATCTTCGCAATCATTTTGTTTCCATCCAGATTTTTTTAATACAGCTCATTTCTCAGAAAATACTGGATATCTGTCAACTAATCTAAAAATAAAAACTGGTCTTTTACTTTTTGGAAAAGATAAAATTCATACTAGGGTATATGCTGTAGATGAGAAAATATATTTGAAATTATATGAGTGGTTTTTTATTATGGGAACAGAAGTATATGCACAAAGTGACTCGCTTTGGGTGTGTAGAATAAAAAAATACTTAATACAAATACTTGGATTGATTGAAGAGCTAAACCACCATAGCGAAGAATCACCTGTTAATTTGGTTTTAGAATATATACATATAAACTATTCTGATAAAATAACATTGGAAGATTTAACAAGATGTGCTCATTTGAATCGTGTGTCACTAAATAAAAGTTTTCAGGATCTATGTGGCTGCACAGCAATGGCCTACTTACTAGCGTACCGCTTAAAGGTTTCTGAGAGTCTATTGACTCATACTGATATGAGCTTAAACGAAATTGCACGTGCCACTGGCTTTGAATATGATACATATTTTATAAAACAATTTTTGGCTAAAAAGGGTATGACTCCAACAGAGTTTAGGAAAAACTCAAGAGAGTTTTCAAGTCACCAATAA